One Leptolyngbya sp. 'hensonii' DNA segment encodes these proteins:
- a CDS encoding ATP-binding protein, producing MAHRPVGLGVGIGLALVRRLVELHGGHITIESQFGQGSCFKVNIPLKSNSK from the coding sequence ATGGCTCATAGGCCAGTGGGTCTGGGAGTTGGGATTGGGCTGGCTCTGGTGCGACGCCTGGTAGAGCTGCATGGAGGGCATATCACGATAGAAAGTCAGTTCGGCCAGGGCAGTTGTTTTAAGGTTAATATTCCACTCAAATCCAATTCAAAATGA
- a CDS encoding acyl-CoA synthetase, with translation MDLPLIGRARAIEAKTAIVAAEGTFTYGALLRRSGQIATMLLEDTVDLQSQRVAFLIPSGFEYVATQWGIWRAGGVAVPLCVVHPRPELEYVIADAAATIVLAHPDFEAILRPVAEARGLRFILTSDPLPVQEGSLPVVDLSRRALILYTSGTTGKPKGVVTTHQIIQAQVTSLITAWGWTASDRILHVLPLHHIHGIINVLTCALWAGAECHMLRKFEVQRVWDGIMAGHLTLFMAVPTIYAKLIAGWEAATADQQQQMSEGCAALRLMVSGSAALPVRVLEQWQRISGHFLLERYGMTEIGMALSNPLEGQRCAGYVGQPLPQVEVRLLDEQGTIVRPGVPGEIQVKGPGVFLEYWQRPEATAKAFQDGWFCTGDLAVVEAGNYRILGRISVDIIKTGGYKVSALEIEEVLRTHDEIQDCAVVGVADPEWGERVSVALVLRSESTLTLATLRSWAKERLAAYKVPAQMVTVAELPRNAMGKVTKPEVVQLFN, from the coding sequence GTGGATCTTCCCCTGATTGGCCGAGCCAGAGCAATTGAAGCAAAAACTGCGATCGTGGCCGCTGAAGGAACCTTCACCTATGGAGCGTTACTCCGCAGGTCTGGGCAAATTGCTACGATGCTTTTAGAGGACACCGTTGATTTACAGTCACAGCGGGTGGCATTTCTGATTCCCTCTGGGTTTGAGTATGTTGCCACCCAGTGGGGGATCTGGCGGGCCGGGGGCGTGGCGGTTCCCCTATGTGTGGTCCATCCCCGGCCTGAACTGGAGTACGTGATTGCGGATGCAGCAGCAACGATCGTCCTGGCCCATCCCGATTTTGAGGCGATTCTGCGCCCCGTTGCTGAGGCACGAGGGCTGCGCTTTATCCTCACCTCGGACCCACTCCCGGTTCAGGAGGGGAGTCTACCCGTGGTGGACCTGAGCCGACGGGCGCTCATCCTTTATACCAGTGGGACAACCGGAAAACCCAAGGGGGTGGTGACCACGCACCAAATCATCCAGGCCCAGGTCACGAGCCTGATTACGGCCTGGGGATGGACGGCGTCCGATCGCATCCTGCATGTCTTACCTCTGCACCATATTCATGGCATTATCAATGTCCTTACCTGCGCCCTCTGGGCTGGGGCAGAGTGCCACATGTTGCGGAAGTTTGAGGTCCAAAGGGTGTGGGATGGGATCATGGCGGGTCATCTCACCCTGTTTATGGCTGTTCCAACGATTTACGCCAAGTTGATTGCAGGCTGGGAGGCCGCAACGGCAGATCAACAACAGCAGATGTCTGAGGGTTGTGCGGCTCTGCGGCTGATGGTGTCGGGGTCAGCGGCTCTCCCGGTGCGAGTGCTGGAGCAGTGGCAACGGATCAGCGGCCATTTCCTCCTGGAGCGCTATGGTATGACGGAAATTGGTATGGCCCTTTCCAACCCCTTAGAGGGACAGCGGTGCGCGGGATATGTGGGTCAACCCCTGCCCCAGGTGGAGGTGCGCCTGCTGGATGAGCAGGGCACGATCGTCCGGCCAGGGGTGCCGGGAGAGATTCAGGTCAAAGGTCCTGGGGTGTTTCTGGAATACTGGCAAAGGCCGGAAGCAACAGCCAAGGCATTTCAGGATGGCTGGTTTTGCACCGGAGATCTGGCCGTGGTGGAAGCGGGTAACTACCGCATTCTGGGCCGTATTAGCGTGGATATTATCAAAACAGGGGGATATAAGGTATCAGCCCTGGAAATTGAGGAAGTCCTGCGGACCCATGATGAGATTCAGGATTGTGCCGTGGTGGGGGTGGCCGATCCAGAGTGGGGCGAGCGAGTCTCTGTGGCTCTGGTATTGCGATCGGAGAGTACGCTGACCCTGGCTACCTTACGAAGTTGGGCCAAGGAACGGCTGGCTGCCTACAAAGTACCGGCTCAGATGGTGACGGTTGCCGAACTGCCACGTAACGCAATGGGTAAGGTAACGAAGCCAGAGGTGGTTCAGCTATTTAACTGA
- a CDS encoding pentapeptide repeat-containing protein, with protein MNGSELIERYAAGERNFSGIHLVGVNLSHIDLSHADFSRALLTEVSLQGAFLCGADLSYVTMEAVDLSQADLTRANLTGAFLAKATLINTEMSGAILLGSNLHAADLRHSSLHGADLTQADLSEAVLTDADLSRATLSGANLRGIRL; from the coding sequence ATGAATGGATCTGAACTGATAGAGCGATACGCAGCAGGGGAACGCAATTTCTCTGGCATTCACCTGGTGGGGGTCAATCTGAGTCATATTGACCTGAGTCATGCTGATTTTAGCCGTGCCCTTTTGACCGAGGTTTCTCTCCAGGGGGCTTTTCTCTGCGGCGCAGATTTGAGCTATGTCACCATGGAAGCGGTTGACCTCTCCCAGGCTGATTTAACCAGAGCCAATCTGACAGGGGCTTTCCTGGCCAAGGCTACATTGATCAATACCGAAATGAGTGGAGCGATTCTGCTCGGAAGTAATTTGCATGCGGCGGATCTGCGCCATAGTTCACTGCACGGGGCTGATTTAACCCAGGCGGACCTGAGTGAAGCTGTGCTGACGGACGCGGATCTGAGCCGGGCCACCTTAAGTGGGGCCAATCTACGTGGAATTCGGTTATAA
- a CDS encoding GAF domain-containing protein: MSIPTAAHAQNDPFQNDPSQHRIDWFRDFDFPGVVYRIIQVNGSIQVSYVSSGFRELFEAEPETALTSENPIEASIYPEDVLSWRNAVATTLQTLQPLKWKGRILLPSGQIKWVQINGKARQNSQQETICDGLIVDISEQKSTLFEQEHSEEEQHQTEIALQFQTAQERLIEAVTYNIRQSLDLQQVLQATVEQVQQFLLADRVIICQMNAPSYVVGSIVAEACSPQYASLLGWEIGNFPLAHTKLYQMGHYQAISNIHQSELDPAYVQLLETFEVKAQLVMPILFALEDQTSYLVPAPSGQFVWGLLIAHQCSEVRQWQLWEIELLQRIEHQLAVAIHQAELYQELQTLNTDLESQVQQRTTQLQRALGSEAVLWRITEKVRDTLDENIILQTAIRELSLTLNLKSCHTSLYNISQRIATVYYEYAANSCLCNQYNILMADFVEIYDSLLQGKPLQFCPLATYPAGERISLLACPITDGQQILGDLWLLHHSDYCFNRQEIQLVQQVANQCAIAIRQSRLYQKAQSQIQELQKLNLLKDDFLSTISHELRTPLSNIKMSTQLLEMILRELHVLPAENWKSGTSRKTDKVARCLKILAEECDREINLINDLLMLQQLDANTQPLIVSKILLQDWLPQVVETYEERFTSRQQTWILDVAATLPPLFSDLFLFNRLIGELFSNAYKFTPAQERVDIAVQLTDSGRFRIRVSNTGIEIPASELDTVFNRFYRIPSADPWKHGGTGLGLALVQKLSNYLGGTVWAESGSGQTCFTVELPAHWDESSQGTQEGGTIA, from the coding sequence ATGTCCATTCCTACTGCTGCCCATGCTCAAAATGACCCGTTCCAGAATGACCCATCCCAGCACAGAATAGACTGGTTTCGTGATTTTGATTTTCCTGGTGTTGTCTACAGAATCATTCAGGTGAATGGGAGCATTCAGGTATCGTATGTCAGTTCGGGCTTTCGCGAACTATTTGAAGCTGAGCCGGAAACTGCCTTAACCTCTGAGAATCCAATTGAAGCGAGCATTTATCCAGAAGATGTTCTTTCCTGGAGAAATGCAGTTGCAACAACCCTACAAACATTACAGCCCCTGAAATGGAAGGGACGGATTCTCCTGCCTTCCGGACAGATTAAGTGGGTTCAAATCAATGGAAAAGCAAGACAGAATAGTCAGCAGGAGACTATTTGTGATGGTTTAATTGTTGATATTAGTGAGCAAAAATCTACACTTTTTGAGCAGGAGCACAGCGAGGAAGAACAGCATCAAACAGAGATAGCTTTACAGTTTCAAACGGCACAGGAAAGATTAATAGAAGCCGTTACTTATAACATTCGTCAATCTCTTGATTTGCAACAGGTTCTGCAAGCAACGGTGGAGCAAGTACAGCAGTTTTTGCTGGCTGATCGGGTGATTATTTGTCAAATGAATGCTCCTTCCTATGTGGTGGGTTCGATCGTGGCTGAGGCCTGCTCACCGCAGTATGCATCCCTTCTGGGTTGGGAAATTGGAAATTTTCCCCTGGCCCATACAAAGTTGTACCAGATGGGACATTATCAGGCGATCAGCAATATTCATCAATCAGAGCTTGATCCGGCTTATGTTCAGCTTTTAGAAACATTCGAGGTCAAGGCCCAACTGGTTATGCCAATCCTGTTTGCCTTGGAGGATCAAACCAGCTATCTCGTACCAGCTCCTTCTGGTCAATTTGTTTGGGGGTTATTAATTGCCCACCAATGTAGCGAGGTCCGTCAATGGCAGTTATGGGAAATTGAGTTATTACAGCGGATTGAGCATCAGCTTGCTGTCGCGATTCATCAGGCAGAACTCTATCAAGAATTGCAGACTCTGAATACGGATTTGGAATCTCAGGTTCAGCAGCGCACCACACAACTTCAACGGGCACTCGGTTCAGAGGCCGTCCTGTGGCGGATTACGGAGAAAGTGCGGGACACTCTGGATGAAAACATTATTCTGCAAACGGCGATTCGAGAATTATCGCTGACGCTGAATCTCAAAAGTTGTCACACCAGTCTCTACAATATTTCCCAAAGAATAGCAACGGTCTATTACGAATATGCAGCGAATAGCTGCTTGTGCAATCAGTACAACATCTTAATGGCAGACTTTGTAGAGATCTATGACTCCCTGTTGCAGGGGAAGCCCCTACAGTTTTGCCCCCTCGCAACCTATCCGGCGGGAGAGCGGATCTCTTTACTGGCTTGCCCGATTACGGATGGACAGCAAATCCTGGGGGATCTCTGGCTCCTGCATCACAGTGACTATTGTTTTAATCGGCAGGAAATCCAACTGGTGCAGCAGGTCGCCAATCAATGTGCGATCGCCATCCGACAATCCCGGCTTTATCAAAAAGCCCAAAGCCAGATTCAGGAGTTACAAAAGCTCAACCTTCTGAAGGACGATTTTCTCAGTACCATCTCCCACGAACTCAGGACTCCTCTTTCCAACATTAAGATGTCAACCCAACTCTTGGAAATGATCCTGCGTGAACTGCACGTCCTCCCGGCTGAGAATTGGAAATCTGGCACCTCCAGAAAAACAGATAAGGTGGCCCGCTGTTTGAAGATCTTGGCGGAGGAATGCGATCGGGAGATTAACCTGATCAATGATTTGCTGATGTTGCAGCAACTGGATGCTAATACCCAACCCCTGATCGTGAGTAAAATTCTCCTGCAGGACTGGTTACCCCAGGTGGTTGAAACCTATGAGGAGCGCTTTACCAGTCGTCAGCAAACTTGGATACTTGACGTTGCTGCAACCTTACCGCCTCTGTTTTCTGATCTGTTTCTGTTTAACCGTTTGATCGGAGAGTTGTTTAGCAATGCGTACAAGTTCACCCCTGCACAGGAGCGGGTTGACATTGCCGTCCAGTTAACGGACTCGGGCAGGTTTCGGATCAGGGTGAGCAATACCGGTATCGAAATCCCTGCCAGCGAATTGGATACTGTGTTTAATCGCTTTTATCGCATTCCCAGTGCCGATCCCTGGAAACATGGGGGGACGGGGCTGGGACTGGCTCTAGTCCAAAAGTTATCCAATTATCTGGGGGGAACTGTTTGGGCAGAGAGTGGTTCTGGGCAAACTTGTTTTACGGTGGAATTGCCTGCTCACTGGGATGAGTCATCACAAGGTACGCAAGAGGGAGGGACGATCGCATGA
- a CDS encoding MFS transporter, producing MLRALKAKFDLPLKFWIIALIAFINSVSFTIIIPILYPYAKEFGLSDFQASLLTTSYAISQFLAAPVLGRFSDFMGRKPLLVISLIGTVIANLVASFTPFAWLLFAARIMDGLTGGNTSIAQAVISDTTTPADRPKAFGLFDAAFRLGFVTGPAISYFAQSLPTFPGVSPLGMSFFVGAAIALIAVVLTTLLLPETLPRREILHLNWGIFRFGKILRAVQRPKIGPAFMLTFMSGFTFTIFTFAFQPFFLHVLRQNAHTLAIVFTLIGVVGVLTQVFAVDPLTKRFNLVDVLAGAIAGRALVFLLIPLFPSLPAFIVLAGLLGITNSFPMPLISSMLSINSNDREQGEVQGINASYLSISNALGPAVAGILVGISYSMPFWVTALLTLLTAGFALRLKSTLNCR from the coding sequence TTGCTCAGAGCCCTGAAAGCAAAGTTTGACCTGCCTCTGAAATTCTGGATCATTGCCCTGATCGCGTTTATCAACTCTGTTAGCTTTACAATCATCATTCCGATTCTGTATCCCTACGCCAAAGAATTTGGTCTGAGCGACTTCCAGGCCAGTCTTCTGACTACTAGCTATGCCATTTCGCAGTTTTTAGCGGCTCCTGTCCTGGGCCGCTTCTCTGACTTTATGGGTCGGAAGCCTCTGCTGGTCATCAGCTTGATCGGAACGGTGATCGCAAATCTGGTTGCCAGCTTTACCCCTTTTGCCTGGTTGCTCTTTGCTGCTCGCATTATGGATGGTTTGACCGGGGGGAATACCTCCATAGCCCAGGCCGTGATCAGTGACACCACCACCCCTGCCGATCGTCCCAAAGCTTTTGGGCTATTTGATGCAGCTTTCCGCCTGGGCTTTGTGACCGGACCTGCGATCAGCTATTTTGCCCAGTCTCTACCCACGTTTCCGGGGGTTTCTCCCCTGGGAATGAGCTTCTTTGTTGGTGCGGCGATCGCTCTGATTGCGGTAGTTCTGACGACACTGCTCCTGCCAGAAACCCTGCCTCGCCGAGAAATCCTGCACCTGAATTGGGGGATATTCCGCTTCGGTAAAATCCTGCGGGCTGTGCAGCGTCCCAAAATTGGCCCTGCATTCATGCTGACATTTATGAGTGGGTTTACTTTTACCATTTTCACCTTTGCATTCCAGCCATTTTTTCTGCATGTCCTGCGTCAAAATGCACATACCCTGGCGATCGTCTTTACCTTGATTGGGGTCGTCGGTGTCCTGACCCAGGTTTTTGCGGTCGATCCGCTGACCAAACGGTTTAACCTGGTGGATGTGCTGGCGGGGGCGATCGCAGGGCGGGCCTTGGTTTTCCTGCTGATTCCCCTTTTTCCATCGTTGCCAGCCTTTATTGTGCTGGCTGGATTGCTGGGAATTACCAATTCTTTTCCGATGCCGTTGATCAGTTCCATGCTGTCGATCAACAGCAACGATCGGGAGCAGGGAGAGGTACAGGGAATTAATGCATCTTATCTGAGTATTTCGAATGCGCTGGGACCGGCAGTCGCAGGGATTTTAGTGGGGATTAGCTACAGCATGCCTTTCTGGGTTACAGCCCTGTTGACCCTGTTGACTGCCGGATTTGCCCTGAGATTAAAATCCACCCTGAACTGCCGATAG
- a CDS encoding PQQ-dependent sugar dehydrogenase, with product MMVLQQALMAIVLSAVQAGHSFAPRATNPPIAATRSGLKPNRISLSKGRSFNLYLPSELRITVAAQGLKRVRFMAPSPDGRIFVTDMHDKTDNQKGKIYILQDFDTKQNRFRQVIPYLTGLRNPNSITFHTDRAGLQWLYVALTDRLVRYPYRNGDNAPSGSLQVVAQFPAYGLSYKYGGWHLTRTVLIANEKVYVSVGSSCNACEEKEAVRATVLEMDLDGKNQQIFASGLRNAVGLKWVEGQLFATNMGSDHLGDDRPEETFYALKPQQNYGWPYCYQYQSRLYADPQFQSSSKRVNCGTVPLATTTFPAHSAPLGLEYFESTSPITSLKDSFLVALHGSGKISLGRGYRVIRVRPGTSPQDFITGFLQQGRVYGRPVDILKFGPAAFLLTDDDGGVIYYIWKPAAAPN from the coding sequence ATGATGGTTTTACAGCAGGCTCTGATGGCGATCGTACTCTCCGCTGTCCAGGCAGGTCATTCCTTCGCTCCCAGGGCAACGAATCCGCCGATCGCGGCAACTCGATCCGGACTCAAGCCAAATCGAATTTCCCTGAGCAAGGGTAGGAGTTTTAACCTTTACCTCCCGTCAGAATTGCGCATCACTGTTGCTGCTCAGGGGCTGAAGCGAGTTCGGTTTATGGCTCCCAGTCCCGATGGTCGGATTTTTGTCACCGATATGCATGACAAAACCGACAACCAGAAGGGCAAAATCTATATTCTGCAAGACTTTGATACTAAGCAGAACCGCTTCCGTCAGGTCATTCCCTATCTCACAGGGTTACGCAATCCGAACAGCATCACCTTTCATACCGATCGAGCAGGTCTGCAATGGCTTTACGTGGCCCTGACCGATCGACTGGTGCGCTACCCCTACCGCAATGGGGATAACGCTCCCTCCGGTAGTTTGCAAGTCGTGGCCCAGTTTCCAGCCTATGGCCTGAGCTACAAGTATGGCGGTTGGCACCTGACCCGCACCGTGCTGATTGCCAATGAGAAAGTGTATGTTTCAGTGGGCAGCAGTTGTAATGCCTGTGAGGAAAAGGAAGCAGTTCGAGCGACAGTGTTAGAAATGGATCTGGATGGCAAAAATCAGCAAATTTTTGCTAGCGGCTTGCGCAATGCGGTGGGCCTCAAGTGGGTGGAAGGGCAGTTGTTTGCCACCAACATGGGCTCCGATCATCTGGGGGACGATCGGCCAGAGGAAACTTTTTATGCCCTCAAACCCCAGCAAAACTATGGCTGGCCCTACTGTTATCAATACCAATCTCGCCTCTACGCCGATCCCCAATTTCAATCCTCTTCCAAGCGGGTGAATTGCGGCACCGTTCCCCTGGCTACCACGACCTTCCCTGCCCACAGTGCGCCCCTGGGCCTGGAATATTTTGAGTCTACTTCCCCGATCACGAGCCTAAAAGATTCTTTCCTGGTGGCCCTGCATGGCTCCGGCAAAATTAGTCTGGGCCGGGGTTATCGGGTCATTCGGGTCCGTCCAGGCACCTCCCCCCAGGACTTCATCACCGGCTTCCTACAGCAGGGCAGAGTCTATGGCAGACCTGTGGATATTCTCAAATTTGGGCCAGCGGCGTTTCTGCTGACAGATGACGATGGGGGCGTGATCTATTACATTTGGAAACCTGCTGCCGCACCCAATTAA
- the hypB gene encoding hydrogenase nickel incorporation protein HypB: protein MHQTFDAALEINLLHANQAGADHNRAHFDAWGITCFNLMSSPGAGKTVLLEKTLATLSSELKLAVIEGDMTTELDADRLRQYGVPVIAINTGRSCHLDAKMVAGGLHRLEQEHNPAELEVVFVENVGNLVCPAEFEVGEHAKVALLSLTEGEDKPLKYPIMFREANCLLITKMDLAPYLEADLQRIEANIRQMNSQATIIPVSARTGEGLDAWFNWVRQQVSKCNRSRPHRHLSAETPLAQI from the coding sequence ATGCACCAAACCTTTGACGCTGCTTTGGAAATCAATTTGCTCCATGCCAATCAGGCCGGGGCTGACCATAACCGGGCTCATTTTGATGCCTGGGGTATCACCTGTTTCAATCTCATGAGCAGTCCTGGTGCTGGGAAGACGGTGCTACTGGAAAAGACCCTGGCGACCCTCAGCTCTGAACTAAAACTGGCAGTGATCGAGGGGGATATGACGACGGAACTGGATGCCGATCGCCTGCGCCAGTATGGGGTGCCGGTGATCGCTATCAACACCGGTCGATCGTGCCATCTGGATGCCAAAATGGTGGCCGGTGGTCTGCATCGCCTGGAGCAGGAGCATAATCCGGCTGAATTGGAGGTGGTGTTTGTGGAGAATGTGGGCAACCTGGTTTGTCCGGCGGAATTTGAGGTGGGAGAACATGCCAAAGTGGCCCTGCTCAGCCTTACGGAAGGGGAAGACAAGCCTCTGAAGTACCCGATCATGTTTCGGGAGGCGAATTGTCTGCTGATCACGAAGATGGATCTGGCTCCCTATCTGGAGGCTGATTTGCAACGGATTGAGGCTAATATTCGCCAGATGAATTCCCAGGCAACAATTATCCCTGTTTCGGCTCGGACGGGAGAGGGGCTGGATGCCTGGTTTAATTGGGTGCGGCAGCAGGTTTCCAAATGTAATAGATCACGCCCCCATCGTCATCTGTCAGCAGAAACGCCGCTGGCCCAAATTTGA
- the hypA gene encoding hydrogenase maturation nickel metallochaperone HypA: MHETDMTRALIVTIRDWWEAQPDRPSIARVHLVVGQFTCVEPVSLQFAFEVQTRNTFLAGAELVIRETPLIAFCHACQQEYEPQIGTQYTCPTCRSPMEEIRSGRELKIDGIDYADTACKMSW, encoded by the coding sequence ATGCATGAAACGGATATGACTCGGGCCTTGATTGTGACGATCCGGGACTGGTGGGAAGCCCAGCCCGATCGTCCGTCCATTGCCAGAGTGCATCTGGTGGTGGGTCAGTTTACCTGTGTGGAGCCGGTGAGTCTGCAATTTGCCTTCGAGGTGCAGACTCGCAATACCTTTTTGGCCGGAGCAGAACTGGTGATTCGGGAGACGCCCCTGATTGCTTTCTGCCACGCTTGCCAACAGGAGTATGAGCCTCAGATTGGCACCCAGTATACGTGCCCGACTTGTCGATCGCCGATGGAGGAGATTCGATCGGGCCGGGAATTGAAAATCGATGGCATTGATTATGCGGATACCGCGTGCAAAATGTCCTGGTAG
- a CDS encoding agmatinase family protein, giving the protein MTDAPLFQNPNAGGETPSTEASRALELESRLPLTGWQQEVSRGLEYGLEAAESIRDRSIPTFSRGELPHYAGINTFLKAPYLEDVRRVGEYDVAVVGVPHDSGTTYRPGTRFGPQGIRRISALYTPYNFELGVDLREQITLCDVGDIFTIPANNEKSFDQISRGVAHIFSSGAFPIILGGDHSIGFPTVRGVCRHLGDKKVGIIHFDRHVDTQETDLDERMHTCPWFHATNMKNAPAKNLVQLGIGGWQVPRQGVKVCRERATNILTVTDITEMGIDAAVEFALERAMDGTDCVYISFDIDCIDAGFVPGTGWPEPGGLLPREALALLGKIIRRAPVCGLEVVEVSPPYDISDITSLMATRVICDALAHLVLSGQLPRKAKPAYIHPEAQPELVDWT; this is encoded by the coding sequence ATGACAGATGCCCCTCTCTTTCAGAACCCCAATGCTGGAGGTGAAACTCCCTCCACGGAAGCCAGCCGAGCCCTGGAATTGGAAAGCCGCCTCCCCCTGACGGGCTGGCAACAGGAAGTGTCCCGAGGATTGGAGTATGGGTTGGAGGCAGCAGAGAGTATTCGCGATCGCTCCATTCCCACCTTCTCCAGAGGGGAACTGCCTCACTATGCCGGGATTAATACCTTTCTGAAAGCCCCCTATCTGGAGGATGTGCGCCGGGTGGGTGAATATGATGTGGCGGTGGTGGGGGTGCCCCACGACTCCGGTACAACCTACCGTCCAGGAACTCGCTTTGGACCACAGGGTATCCGCCGCATCTCAGCCCTCTATACCCCCTACAACTTTGAGTTGGGGGTTGACCTGCGGGAACAGATTACCCTCTGTGATGTGGGGGATATTTTTACCATTCCGGCTAATAACGAGAAGTCCTTTGACCAGATTTCCAGAGGGGTGGCCCATATCTTCAGTTCGGGAGCATTTCCGATCATTCTGGGGGGCGACCACTCGATCGGCTTTCCCACAGTGCGAGGCGTCTGCCGCCACCTGGGAGACAAGAAAGTGGGGATTATTCACTTCGATCGCCATGTGGATACCCAGGAAACGGACCTGGATGAGCGGATGCACACCTGTCCCTGGTTCCATGCCACCAATATGAAGAATGCTCCGGCTAAAAACCTGGTGCAGTTGGGGATCGGGGGCTGGCAAGTGCCCCGTCAGGGGGTGAAGGTCTGCCGGGAACGGGCCACCAATATCCTCACGGTTACGGACATTACGGAAATGGGCATTGATGCCGCCGTAGAGTTTGCCCTGGAGCGGGCAATGGATGGAACGGACTGTGTTTACATCAGCTTTGATATTGACTGTATTGATGCTGGGTTTGTCCCCGGCACAGGCTGGCCAGAACCGGGGGGCTTGCTGCCCCGGGAGGCCCTGGCCCTGCTGGGTAAGATCATCCGGCGGGCTCCCGTCTGTGGGCTGGAGGTGGTGGAAGTGTCGCCCCCCTACGACATCAGTGACATCACCTCCCTGATGGCCACCCGCGTCATCTGTGATGCCCTGGCTCACCTGGTTCTCTCCGGCCAACTGCCCCGCAAGGCCAAGCCTGCCTATATTCATCCCGAAGCCCAACCAGAACTGGTGGATTGGACCTGA
- a CDS encoding ABC transporter ATP-binding protein, which produces MHQQTASRTPFSESPLTSAAKLSVQGVYKTYATRGKQKLTVLQDINFEIFPREFVCLVGSSGCGKSTLLNIIAGLIPPSEGRVTVDGQCVTGRPGSDRGMVFQGYTLYPWLTVAQNVAFGLQFQGMPKAEQRERVRYFLDVVGLGQFAHSYPKQLSGGMKQRVAIARALANEPAVLLMDEPFGALDAQTKEQMQQFLLELWERTHVTVLMITHDVEEAIYLSQRVYVMGSRPGYIQSEITIPLPEHRDLDIKLSSEFVAVKRQIIHALRDDALTA; this is translated from the coding sequence ATGCATCAGCAAACTGCAAGCCGTACCCCTTTCAGTGAATCACCCCTGACCTCAGCCGCAAAACTATCTGTGCAGGGGGTCTATAAAACCTATGCCACAAGGGGGAAACAGAAACTAACTGTTTTGCAGGATATCAATTTTGAGATCTTCCCCCGGGAGTTTGTCTGTCTCGTGGGCTCCTCCGGCTGCGGCAAGTCTACCCTGCTGAACATCATTGCCGGACTGATTCCTCCTTCCGAAGGCCGGGTGACGGTGGATGGGCAATGCGTCACGGGGCGTCCTGGCTCCGATCGGGGCATGGTATTCCAGGGCTATACCCTCTATCCCTGGCTCACTGTAGCCCAGAACGTGGCCTTTGGCCTGCAGTTCCAGGGGATGCCCAAAGCGGAGCAGCGGGAGCGGGTACGCTATTTCCTGGATGTGGTAGGTCTGGGGCAGTTTGCCCACAGCTATCCCAAGCAATTGTCTGGCGGGATGAAACAGCGGGTGGCGATCGCTCGGGCTTTGGCCAATGAACCGGCTGTTCTACTGATGGATGAACCGTTTGGAGCCTTGGATGCCCAGACCAAAGAACAGATGCAGCAATTCTTGCTGGAATTGTGGGAGCGGACCCATGTCACCGTGCTGATGATTACCCACGATGTGGAAGAAGCCATCTACTTGTCTCAACGGGTTTATGTCATGGGCTCCCGTCCAGGCTATATCCAATCTGAGATTACGATTCCCCTACCGGAACACCGCGATCTAGATATCAAACTCTCTTCCGAGTTTGTTGCTGTTAAACGGCAAATTATTCATGCATTGCGTGATGATGCATTAACTGCATAG